A window of the Pedobacter cryoconitis genome harbors these coding sequences:
- a CDS encoding nucleotidyltransferase has translation MTLAEDFEDFVKLLNQYDVEYMVVGGYALAFHGKPRHTGDLDIWINVSEENAIRMLKVVNDFGLQSLGFQKEDFLTEGLISQIGYPPLRIDVLNIIDGVKFSEAILNMEKIELEDDLVINYIGLNDLVKNKQVSGRRQDITDVKTLQKLIKSKKR, from the coding sequence ATGACGTTAGCCGAAGATTTTGAAGATTTTGTTAAATTGTTAAACCAATACGATGTTGAGTACATGGTTGTAGGAGGCTATGCACTGGCATTTCATGGTAAGCCTCGCCACACAGGTGACCTCGATATTTGGATCAATGTATCTGAAGAAAATGCAATTCGAATGCTCAAAGTTGTGAATGATTTTGGGTTGCAATCTCTTGGATTCCAAAAGGAGGATTTTTTAACTGAAGGATTAATTAGCCAGATTGGATATCCACCATTACGCATTGATGTGCTGAATATAATTGATGGAGTTAAGTTTAGTGAGGCGATTTTAAATATGGAAAAGATAGAACTCGAGGATGATCTTGTCATCAACTATATCGGCCTTAACGATCTCGTGAAAAATAAACAAGTCTCCGGCCGTAGACAGGACATCACCGATGTTAAGACATTACAAAAGTTAATAAAATCTAAAAAAAGGTAG